The following are encoded in a window of Haloarcula halophila genomic DNA:
- a CDS encoding DUF2249 domain-containing protein, whose protein sequence is MATEQRDSRTMDVRNIDGEPFGEIMSALDDLEEGENLELINSFEPVPLYDALSARGFTHETDRIADDEWHVHISPE, encoded by the coding sequence ATGGCGACGGAACAGCGTGACAGTCGGACGATGGACGTCCGGAACATCGACGGCGAACCGTTCGGAGAGATCATGAGCGCGCTCGACGACCTTGAGGAGGGCGAGAACCTGGAGTTGATCAACAGTTTCGAGCCGGTCCCGCTGTACGACGCTCTCAGTGCGCGGGGGTTCACCCACGAGACCGATCGGATCGCCGACGACGAGTGGCACGTCCACATCAGCCCGGAGTGA
- a CDS encoding GNAT family N-acetyltransferase, which produces MGDDVQFRKARPEDAGTMLSVKRAAILGIEDERYTEGQLAAWAPDEGNIEAFEASPSADQYEIQVATIDDTVVGYGVLQLPEQRLDALFVSPFYADMGIATTLLKQLETAARFAGIGVVELASSLSAVGFYERHGYERTGTIHREIEDVTVPFVTMERHLSPETPQNDG; this is translated from the coding sequence GTGGGTGACGACGTCCAGTTCCGGAAGGCCAGACCCGAGGACGCCGGCACGATGTTGTCCGTCAAGCGCGCGGCGATCCTCGGTATCGAGGACGAGCGGTACACTGAGGGCCAGCTTGCGGCCTGGGCACCGGACGAGGGCAACATCGAGGCCTTCGAGGCGTCGCCGTCGGCCGACCAGTACGAGATCCAGGTGGCGACGATCGACGACACCGTGGTGGGATACGGCGTCCTCCAGTTGCCGGAGCAGCGACTGGACGCGCTGTTCGTCAGTCCGTTCTACGCCGATATGGGCATCGCGACGACGCTGTTGAAGCAACTCGAAACCGCCGCGCGGTTCGCTGGCATCGGGGTCGTGGAACTCGCGTCGTCACTGAGTGCTGTCGGGTTCTACGAGCGACACGGCTACGAGCGGACGGGAACCATCCACCGGGAGATCGAGGATGTGACCGTCCCGTTCGTGACGATGGAACGCCACCTCTCCCCTGAAACCCCACAGAACGATGGGTGA
- a CDS encoding DUF7553 family protein has protein sequence MQRTPLLRANREVLCAIETPPDSGIEERLDDVAARLWYLAEEHPYDPDTGQITRLRYTLGQLAKRTHERRARRLRRAREALDEYRRLLDPV, from the coding sequence ATGCAGCGCACACCGCTCCTCCGGGCGAACCGCGAGGTCCTGTGTGCGATCGAGACACCGCCGGACTCCGGAATCGAGGAGCGTCTGGACGACGTAGCCGCCCGGCTGTGGTACCTCGCCGAGGAACACCCGTACGACCCCGACACCGGGCAGATCACACGACTCCGGTACACCCTTGGACAGCTCGCCAAGCGGACCCACGAACGCCGAGCGAGACGGCTCCGGCGCGCCCGCGAGGCGCTGGACGAGTACCGCCGGCTGCTGGACCCCGTTTGA
- a CDS encoding SRPBCC family protein, which translates to MERVSVRRPFDATPERVRQEMADLEPFMLGAGFDDVTVDDDTIVINNRVGLFDIELVLDIVEQDDAALVYEQRDGVFESMRTEYHVDADGEGTTVTATTEYTALDLAVVGQLLDSTVVDRQRRKELEAQFDWLEERLG; encoded by the coding sequence ATGGAACGCGTGTCGGTGAGACGACCCTTCGACGCGACGCCCGAGCGAGTCCGCCAGGAGATGGCCGACCTGGAGCCGTTCATGCTCGGTGCCGGCTTCGACGACGTGACCGTCGACGACGACACCATCGTCATCAACAACCGGGTCGGGCTGTTCGACATCGAACTCGTCCTCGACATCGTCGAGCAGGACGACGCGGCGCTGGTCTACGAGCAACGCGACGGCGTCTTCGAGTCGATGCGAACCGAGTACCACGTCGATGCCGACGGTGAGGGGACGACGGTGACCGCGACGACGGAGTACACCGCGCTGGACCTGGCGGTGGTCGGCCAGTTGCTCGATTCGACGGTCGTCGACCGCCAACGCCGGAAGGAACTCGAAGCCCAGTTCGACTGGCTGGAAGAGCGACTCGGCTGA
- a CDS encoding CGCGG family rSAM-modified RiPP protein → MSHAHEDIPSVTDAVHDNSWSANLEQPAHADDRELIVEQAMEAIEHTTAGHHVNLVTHGEHGHPETYLFAELESAFGDEIDVEYVEQCGCGGHVTRVHV, encoded by the coding sequence ATGAGCCACGCACACGAAGACATCCCGTCGGTGACCGACGCCGTCCACGACAACTCCTGGTCGGCGAACCTCGAACAGCCCGCCCACGCCGACGATCGGGAGTTGATCGTCGAACAGGCGATGGAGGCGATCGAGCACACGACCGCAGGACACCACGTCAACCTGGTGACCCACGGGGAGCACGGCCACCCCGAGACGTACCTGTTCGCGGAACTGGAGTCGGCCTTCGGCGACGAGATCGATGTTGAGTACGTCGAGCAGTGTGGCTGTGGCGGCCACGTCACCCGGGTGCACGTCTGA
- a CDS encoding helix-turn-helix domain-containing protein: protein MSDSGIRVELAVDSPGACPVADVTEEVGASVTDVSRSSPQEGQVVEEFTTDGEADVVEAYPGAEQVFAAGDGGRYRFERDRTDCVCEAVETFSCPVADIRAVDGRLMLTFHAPDVDRVRAIVTRLKDLYDGVSLRSLRRDGDATVMDTTVVDRSKLTDRQREVLETAVEMGYFEYPKGANAGEVAEALDISVSTFAEHLAAAQTKLMDSILAD, encoded by the coding sequence ATGAGCGACTCGGGTATCAGGGTCGAACTGGCGGTCGACTCCCCCGGTGCCTGTCCGGTGGCGGATGTCACCGAAGAGGTCGGGGCCTCCGTGACCGACGTTTCGCGGTCCAGCCCACAGGAGGGACAGGTCGTCGAGGAGTTCACGACCGACGGCGAGGCCGACGTCGTCGAAGCCTACCCCGGTGCCGAACAGGTCTTCGCCGCGGGCGACGGGGGGCGGTATCGATTCGAGCGCGACCGGACGGACTGTGTCTGTGAAGCCGTCGAGACCTTCTCGTGTCCGGTCGCGGACATCCGTGCGGTCGACGGTCGACTCATGTTGACGTTTCACGCACCGGACGTCGACAGGGTTCGGGCCATCGTCACTCGGCTCAAAGATCTCTACGACGGCGTCTCGCTGCGGTCGCTGCGACGGGACGGCGACGCGACGGTGATGGACACGACCGTCGTCGACCGGAGCAAACTCACCGATCGCCAGCGGGAGGTTCTGGAGACTGCCGTCGAGATGGGCTATTTCGAGTATCCGAAGGGTGCCAACGCCGGCGAAGTCGCCGAGGCGCTCGACATCTCGGTATCGACGTTCGCCGAGCACCTGGCGGCGGCCCAGACCAAGCTCATGGATTCGATCCTGGCGGATTAA
- a CDS encoding radical SAM/SPASM domain-containing protein — MYGEMDLTERPLVLIWELTQACELACKHCRADAQPRRHPQELSTEEGKALLDDAREFGEGQLVVLSGGDPLARDDVVDLVDYGTDRGLRMTLTPSGTDSITREAVSDLSDAGLRRLALSLDGGDAVAHDSFRGEGGSFEATMEAARAAEDLDVPLQINTTVCAETVDQLPTIRERVAELGAVLWSVFFLVPVGRGRVLTPIPPARAERVMEWLHEVSDEAPFGVKTTEAPHYRRVGMQQREEGGPTRRMGVRAGKGFAFVSHTGEVYPSGFLPKSAGDVRERSVVDIYRDSELFRSLRDDDALSGKCGACEFRGVCGGSRSRAYATTGDPLAADPLCEYEPPGYDGPVPDQHPAD; from the coding sequence ATGTACGGGGAGATGGACCTGACCGAACGGCCGCTGGTCCTGATCTGGGAGCTGACCCAGGCCTGTGAGCTGGCCTGCAAACACTGCCGGGCCGACGCCCAGCCGCGCCGTCACCCCCAGGAGCTGTCGACCGAGGAGGGGAAGGCGCTGCTGGACGACGCCCGCGAGTTCGGCGAGGGGCAACTGGTCGTCCTCTCGGGGGGCGATCCGCTGGCCCGGGACGACGTGGTCGACCTCGTCGACTACGGCACCGACCGGGGGCTCAGGATGACGCTGACGCCCAGCGGCACCGACTCGATCACCCGCGAGGCGGTTTCGGACCTCTCGGACGCCGGGCTCCGCCGACTGGCCCTCTCGCTGGACGGCGGGGACGCCGTCGCTCACGATAGCTTCCGAGGCGAGGGCGGGAGCTTCGAGGCGACGATGGAAGCGGCTCGTGCGGCCGAGGACCTGGACGTCCCGCTGCAGATCAACACCACAGTCTGTGCGGAGACGGTCGATCAGCTACCGACGATCCGGGAGCGGGTCGCGGAACTTGGTGCGGTCCTGTGGTCGGTGTTCTTCCTCGTCCCGGTCGGTCGCGGTCGGGTGTTGACCCCGATCCCGCCGGCCCGGGCCGAGCGGGTCATGGAGTGGCTCCACGAGGTCAGCGACGAGGCCCCCTTCGGCGTCAAGACGACCGAAGCACCCCACTACCGCCGGGTCGGGATGCAACAGCGCGAAGAGGGCGGCCCGACCAGACGGATGGGCGTTCGGGCCGGTAAGGGGTTCGCGTTCGTCAGCCACACCGGCGAGGTCTACCCCTCCGGGTTCCTCCCGAAGTCGGCCGGTGACGTCCGCGAACGGAGCGTCGTCGACATCTACCGCGATTCGGAGCTGTTCCGGTCGCTGCGGGACGACGACGCGCTGTCGGGCAAGTGTGGTGCCTGCGAGTTCCGTGGTGTCTGTGGCGGGAGCCGTTCGCGAGCCTACGCGACCACCGGCGACCCGCTCGCGGCGGACCCGCTGTGTGAGTACGAACCACCGGGCTACGACGGCCCCGTTCCCGATCAGCACCCGGCCGATTGA
- a CDS encoding helix-turn-helix domain-containing protein: protein MPRAELTLTVPDDIWIGDVSRQHDVTVRVLAALPDEESGVGLAEVTTDDLPGVLGDIESREPVTSMEILSTTNDTALIQFETSTPLLLFPIQGSGIPLEMPFTLEGGEAIWEITAPQERLSQLGEQLDEFGIPFTVEKVQQHVTEEPVLTESQRDLVRTAVEEGYYDTPRRCSLTELAETVGIAKSTCSETLHRAEEQVLKRFVSELEATPSRSA from the coding sequence ATGCCACGCGCAGAACTCACGCTCACGGTACCGGACGACATCTGGATCGGTGACGTCTCCAGGCAACACGACGTCACGGTTCGGGTCTTAGCTGCGCTTCCCGACGAGGAATCGGGGGTCGGGCTCGCGGAGGTGACGACCGACGACCTGCCCGGCGTCCTCGGTGACATCGAGAGTCGGGAGCCGGTGACCTCGATGGAGATCCTCTCGACGACGAACGACACCGCACTGATACAGTTCGAGACGTCGACCCCGCTGTTGCTGTTCCCGATCCAGGGGTCGGGGATCCCGTTAGAGATGCCGTTTACCCTCGAAGGCGGAGAGGCCATCTGGGAGATCACGGCACCGCAGGAACGGCTCTCCCAGTTGGGCGAGCAACTCGACGAGTTCGGCATCCCCTTCACCGTCGAGAAGGTCCAGCAACACGTCACCGAGGAGCCGGTCCTGACCGAGAGCCAGCGTGACCTCGTCCGGACGGCCGTCGAGGAAGGGTACTACGACACCCCACGACGGTGTTCGCTGACCGAACTCGCCGAGACGGTCGGGATCGCGAAATCGACCTGTAGCGAGACGCTCCACCGGGCCGAAGAGCAGGTGCTCAAGCGGTTCGTCTCGGAAC
- a CDS encoding DUF7560 family zinc ribbon protein, producing the protein MATYRFTCPECGAAVTVDAGARERLLEAGCAVCGAGVGTAAFTSANTFGTSV; encoded by the coding sequence ATGGCGACGTATCGGTTCACCTGCCCCGAGTGTGGGGCTGCCGTCACCGTCGATGCCGGCGCACGCGAGCGACTCCTCGAAGCGGGCTGTGCGGTGTGTGGGGCCGGTGTCGGGACGGCAGCGTTCACCTCGGCGAACACGTTCGGGACAAGCGTCTGA